In a genomic window of Lacrimispora sp. BS-2:
- the yiaK gene encoding 3-dehydro-L-gulonate 2-dehydrogenase, with amino-acid sequence MRVQYEDLLKKFQRILESRGFSADHAEGAATVFAKNSLDGVYSHGVNRFSRVVSYLDKGEINPAAIATCESSMGNIERWNGHRGFGPLNAKLAMDRACELAKEHGVGVVALGNNNHWMRGGSYGWQAADAGCIGICWSNTMPNMPAWGGKDRKIGNNPFIMAIPRSNGKHAVIDCAVSQFSYGKIEETRLKGQKLPVPGGYDTNGNITTDPAEIEKTWRVLPMGYWKGSGISIALDLIATVLTNGNSVRKIGTFGDEVGLSQVMIAIDPGKFNSVEETDSIVDEILKDIKSSEPAAEGGEVFYPGELELKTREDNLKNGIPVIEEVWETLNSLER; translated from the coding sequence ATGAGAGTGCAGTATGAGGACTTATTAAAGAAATTTCAAAGGATTTTGGAGAGCAGAGGATTTTCAGCGGATCATGCAGAGGGAGCGGCCACTGTATTTGCGAAGAACAGCCTGGATGGTGTTTACTCCCACGGCGTAAACCGTTTTTCAAGAGTGGTCAGCTACCTGGACAAGGGAGAGATCAATCCGGCAGCCATTGCCACCTGTGAATCTTCTATGGGGAACATAGAGCGCTGGAATGGGCATCGGGGATTTGGCCCCTTAAACGCCAAGCTTGCCATGGACCGGGCATGTGAACTGGCAAAAGAGCATGGTGTAGGCGTTGTGGCTCTGGGCAATAATAACCACTGGATGCGGGGAGGCAGCTATGGATGGCAGGCTGCTGATGCAGGCTGTATCGGAATCTGCTGGTCCAACACCATGCCCAACATGCCTGCATGGGGCGGCAAGGACAGAAAGATTGGAAATAACCCCTTCATCATGGCAATTCCCAGAAGCAATGGAAAGCATGCAGTCATTGACTGTGCGGTATCCCAGTTTTCTTATGGAAAGATCGAAGAGACCAGGTTAAAGGGACAGAAGCTTCCGGTTCCGGGAGGCTATGATACAAACGGAAATATTACCACGGATCCGGCTGAGATTGAAAAAACCTGGAGAGTCCTTCCCATGGGCTACTGGAAGGGAAGCGGGATATCCATTGCCCTTGATTTAATTGCAACCGTACTGACCAATGGAAACTCCGTGAGAAAGATCGGCACCTTTGGGGATGAAGTGGGGCTGTCCCAGGTGATGATCGCCATTGATCCGGGAAAATTCAATTCCGTGGAAGAGACAGATTCCATAGTTGATGAGATCTTAAAGGACATCAAGTCCTCAGAACCGGCGGCAGAAGGCGGAGAAGTATTCTATCCAGGCGAACTGGAATTAAAGACAAGAGAAGACAATTTAAAGAACGGTATCCCGGTGATTGAAGAAGTGTGGGAAACCTTAAATTCCCTGGAGAGATAA
- a CDS encoding citrate transporter: protein MEYIIGILILVSFFGLAFYAARGGNLMMGMLVMAILWTILPMLGNTFATNPEFIAANADRIQITWIQAFAKVFQSGPEGWGNVLVNVVFGAWFGRVLLETGIAATLIRKTTELGGDKPAVTCILLCIVTTAIFSSLFGAGAVVAIGVIVLPILMSLGIPKVLSVVSFMLSIGAGMFLNPVLFGQYTAFFLDAEGKTVYPYDQYVRWGGIALTVQLVFTICLVLFFMRKKKTVHPWAARRPMRQTIDFAPGRSLLTPFIPVFLLIAFKVPIIMGFLIGGFYALFVCGKLKDFRTACRTFNKDFFDGVVDTAPLVGFLLMVPMFNKAAELCIPYFNALLGNIIPHSTLFITIIFCVLAPLGLFRGPFTLYGCGAATLGILKGIGFSTTFLAPLMIASTTVMNVSCCITQSWIVWGISYAKVSTKDFLKISIVCGWIICIILQIITFVMFG from the coding sequence ATGGAATATATCATAGGGATTCTGATTTTGGTTTCATTCTTTGGCCTGGCATTTTATGCCGCAAGGGGCGGCAACTTAATGATGGGAATGCTGGTCATGGCAATTCTCTGGACAATACTTCCCATGCTTGGCAATACATTTGCAACAAATCCGGAGTTTATAGCAGCCAATGCAGACAGGATTCAGATCACCTGGATCCAGGCATTTGCAAAAGTATTTCAAAGCGGCCCTGAAGGCTGGGGCAATGTTCTTGTCAACGTAGTTTTTGGTGCATGGTTTGGCCGTGTTCTTTTAGAAACGGGCATTGCCGCCACCCTGATCCGCAAGACAACAGAGCTTGGAGGCGATAAGCCGGCTGTGACCTGCATCCTGTTATGCATCGTTACCACTGCCATCTTCTCCTCCCTGTTTGGAGCCGGTGCGGTGGTTGCAATCGGCGTTATCGTTCTTCCTATCCTCATGTCCCTTGGCATTCCCAAGGTGCTTTCCGTGGTTTCTTTCATGCTGAGCATTGGAGCGGGGATGTTCTTGAATCCGGTATTGTTCGGACAGTATACGGCATTTTTCCTGGATGCAGAGGGAAAGACGGTTTACCCTTACGACCAGTATGTACGGTGGGGCGGAATTGCTCTGACTGTCCAGCTTGTTTTCACCATCTGCCTTGTGCTGTTCTTCATGAGAAAAAAGAAAACAGTCCATCCATGGGCTGCCAGAAGACCTATGAGGCAAACCATCGATTTTGCGCCTGGCAGATCCCTGCTGACGCCGTTTATTCCTGTTTTCCTGCTGATCGCATTCAAGGTTCCCATTATTATGGGCTTTTTGATCGGCGGCTTTTATGCCCTGTTCGTATGCGGAAAGCTTAAGGATTTCAGGACCGCATGCCGCACCTTTAATAAGGATTTCTTTGATGGTGTTGTGGATACGGCTCCTTTGGTTGGCTTTTTGCTGATGGTACCTATGTTTAATAAGGCTGCGGAGCTTTGCATTCCATATTTTAATGCGCTGTTAGGAAATATCATTCCACACAGCACCTTGTTCATCACCATCATTTTCTGTGTGCTTGCGCCTCTTGGCCTGTTCCGCGGACCATTTACCTTATATGGCTGCGGCGCTGCGACTCTGGGGATCTTAAAAGGAATCGGATTTTCCACAACCTTCCTGGCTCCTCTTATGATCGCTTCCACAACAGTCATGAACGTTTCCTGCTGTATTACCCAGTCCTGGATCGTGTGGGGAATCAGCTATGCCAAGGTTTCCACAAAGGATTTCTTAAAGATAAGCATTGTCTGCGGCTGGATCATCTGTATTATCCTGCAGATCATTACATTTGTCATGTTCGGTTAA